Below is a window of Desmonostoc muscorum LEGE 12446 DNA.
TGTCTCATCACCAAAGAGAAGTTATCTGCAACTATAGAGTCAAAGGCAGAGCGATTTGGATGATATTTTTGACTGGGTAATAGGAGTTGTTGCTGTGTTTTAGTAATTTGTTGAATATCGGCAAGATTAATTACTGGCATGATGGAGAAAACATAACATCTCTCCAATGCAGCGGTAAGCTGCAAATTAATTAGACGTACAGCCAAGATACAAAAATTAGCTGTCAATCAAGGACATACACCTATTCGTCAGGCAGTCATTGATTACAGCATATTAGATTTAGAGATCGATAAGATTGTTCGGCGGTTGATTGCTATGCACTCAGCGATAATACGGCTAATATCAGGTAAATCAAGCACATCTAATAATAACTGTAAAATTACTGCACTAAATCTGAAGCAGTATTGTCACTTTGGATATTATTCAGTCTATTAGAGCAACAATTAGCGTTAGCCAAAGGCTTTGGCGTACCACTTCGTGGAAGCAAGCTACGCGTAGCGTCTCTAAGAGTTGCCATCGCTCTGTTTTATTTTTATTGCTCTCATTACTTCTTTATTTGTTACAAATGTTGTTTTTCTGCGAAAGGCGATCGCTCTGCAACGTGGTTTGCGCTCATGAGTGTAGGTGTAGCCCCATCACCATCAGGCTACGCCTACACTCCATATCTTGAGGAAGATATTGTGGATGGAATGTCAATACGATCAATCCTCTACTTCTGGCTCACCAATTGTCTTCTGTGCGCCATGACGAATATGGAGAATTCTCACCGTGGGAACAGGCTGATCTTCAAGAACCGTAAATAGAATACGATAGGTTTGCTTTCCTTGCCCGTAAAGAAGCTGACGAATTTCTTGACTAAAGAAGGCATCCTCTCGAGCGATTGGACAGCGCCGAGGCATTTCTTGTAGAGAGACGATTGCTTTAATCAGCCCTTGATACCAGAGTTGGGCGCGTTCATCTGTGGTAAACTGAGAAAAACTTAAGAATGCAGCATCCGCTTCGGCTTTCGCAATGCTAGAGAAATCAATGCGGTATGTCATGCTTCAAGAGACAATCCATATTTCTGATTTTGTTCAGCAATGAAGTCCTCTAAACTCGAAAATTGTCCTTGCTCAAAATCATCAAGCCCACGTTGGATTCCCTTTAAAGCCTCAAAAAAATCTTGATCGTCCAAACTCAGTCCTAAAGTCAGCACCGCTAGCGCCATTTGCGAAATATCTTGTCCAGTACTTTGGGCACGCTGTCGCAGCAGCGCCTCAACTTTCGGTGGCAGATCAAGTGTAATGGACATTGTGAGTTTTCCGAGCGTGATACTGGTTTTATTATAGCGATGCCTGCTCTGGGCGTAGCTGCGGCACCTCATAGATTGGGTAAAGCGGACTGCTCAAGTGTGGGAGTGCTTCAGCTACACCCGTTGTAGACATCGCGCTAATTCTAGATACCTGTAAAATTAAGCTGCAAGCGATGGCAACTCTTAGAGACGCTACGCGTAGCAAGCTTTTGAGTAAGGGTACGCCAAAGCCAACTCTTGGAGACGCTCCGCAATGTCTACGACGATGCTCGTGTCAAACATCAAGTGTAGAGCTACGCCCTGGAGGAGGCGATCGCATCTAACAACAGTAATCCCATTTGCTTCAATAAAGCAGTGTTACCATCAGGGCAACCATGTTGAATTAGGCACTTGGCACAGCCAGTATCACAATTACAATCTCGTGCGATCGCCTTAGCAGCACCGGCAAGTTTTGGCAGATGCTTAAACACAGCCTCAGCCGCACCATTACCACCATCACTGGTATCATAGAAATAGCCTGTATAATTGTTATTTTCCCCTAACTCCTTCACTACTGTAAAATTTACCTGTTTTGGGTCAACTCTAGCCACCAGCTGTAACGCTCTCATAATTTGATGCCCAAAACTGTGGATAGCAATCAAGGTACTGGAATATTCCCACAACTGTTGATAACCTGGTGGAATTGGTTCTCCACTGCGGGTTAAATTGGTTCTAGTTTCCAAGGCATTGTGCTGGAGGTATTGCCGCGCACTTGAGTTAATCGCTACTTTTACCATTGGTGCTGAAAATTGAGTACGGAAAGGCTGCTCAAACTTTTCTTCTGATAGGGTTTTCACAATTACAGCTTTGCGTGTGAGTTTGCTACAAAGCGGACAACGACGTTCTTTAGGTAGCGGCTCTTTGTAGTTAAGACACCGCTTGTTCA
It encodes the following:
- a CDS encoding type II toxin-antitoxin system RelE/ParE family toxin, yielding MTYRIDFSSIAKAEADAAFLSFSQFTTDERAQLWYQGLIKAIVSLQEMPRRCPIAREDAFFSQEIRQLLYGQGKQTYRILFTVLEDQPVPTVRILHIRHGAQKTIGEPEVED
- a CDS encoding Zn-binding domain-containing protein, with the protein product MGCSHPHKDVNFRGGSSQTTIKLVDAESGEELEEISEDIAHREVHPQAIYKRQDTNGRMLTYQCISLDLNSKQAILKQTADSPLFTVAVTESETSSLTVLTDPVKLPLLFSQVSEVDGCQEYLTLELSFGEVKHITSGYSLMTQMYEQTCLNKRCLNYKEPLPKERRCPLCSKLTRKAVIVKTLSEEKFEQPFRTQFSAPMVKVAINSSARQYLQHNALETRTNLTRSGEPIPPGYQQLWEYSSTLIAIHSFGHQIMRALQLVARVDPKQVNFTVVKELGENNNYTGYFYDTSDGGNGAAEAVFKHLPKLAGAAKAIARDCNCDTGCAKCLIQHGCPDGNTALLKQMGLLLLDAIASSRA